The DNA sequence cctagtcttaccctaggtaagtctagctttagtgcactctaagtcaattagcaatcctcaattcttaatcaacaattgacatccattattcaagtgtctccaatgactcaaccactaggccaagtgagggaatactaatccatatctaaagttggcattttctcaaacaatTGGAGGGCAAAAATGAAAGACATAggaaaattgagaagagatttagaattaaagcaattcaacacaagagatcaacaacaatcaacaatgaacaacaatgaaaatgagatcttcaatgaatcaatagaatccaaaacaacaaagttaattctaagatctacaagaattgaacaattacaaacactaattgagattagagaagatgatctacaatatgaacaaagtaaattgagtgttgtaatagatctcaccaaggaatggttgagaattgagaaaatgaagatgaatcctagagagaagttggagtttctctctctacaaatgtaactaactaaaaatatctatcTAATGATCTAGAATTAGTCTATGGAAGTGAATGTGTGTGAATGTGTTGTATgtgtgtcaatccccttcaatccttggctcttatatgcattttggcgccaaagttggttgctaaaaccttccaaaatcgccagacacgtgttgtaataaaagaatcacgtgcgggcttcgacgcgtgcgcgcacagtgcgcgtgcgcgtcccttgccaattctgcgatgtgcgcgcgagcgccttgtgcgcgtacgcgtgcttggccgagatcaactctttggctttttgtgcttctctccacttgcatgcttccttccttgcttcctttgatccatgcctagcctatttcaacctgagattactagcaaacacatcaaggcatcttatggaatcaaagagaaattagaattcatcaagaTAAGGCTTataaagcatgtttttacacttaggcacaaatatgggagagataacaaaaccatgctaattcctaggctaaatgtgacaaaaggttatcaaaatactccaaattcaatacaagacaaatcCTCAatttggggtttgtcaaccatgttgggagagaagtgactggatatgggagtattcacggaggccatggtttcggggtgatcaatgccgaaggtaaaactattttggacttttcctcaacttttgatcttctcatcgcaaatacatgttttaaaaagagagacgaacatcttataacctataagagtggcatgacaatctctcaaatcgacttcttcttgttgaggagagtcgaccggaaattttgcattaactgtaaaattatcccgggagagagtttgacaacacaacacatagggtgctcgtcatggattttcgcgttgagcaaaagttgaggaaaagacatcatacgaagaacccaaggacgaggtggtggcggatgaaaggtgaggaacaaagcagcttcctaagacgggtaggagaagaggcaaagtgggatgggaatggaagcgcggaagagatgtggagggagatggcagaagttattagaagaacagcaaaagaaagttttggtgaatctaaaggaataggatcaagagacaaggagtcctggtggtggaatgcaagtatacaagaaaagataaagataaaaagggaatgctttaaagagtggtctttatgccgcaatgcagataactgggaaaatataaggcggctaagaaagagacaaaagtggctgtaagtgaagcaaggacaagagcatatgagggtctctaccagtctttgggcacgaaagaaggagaaaaatgtatatatagaatcgcaaagagtcgggaaagaagaacgagtgatttggatcaggttaagtgcataaaggataaggatggagaggtgttggctcaagaggagaagattaatgaaaggtggaagagctacttctacgagttatttaatgagggacagaagactcttccgagccttggtcgattatgcacaagggaagaagatcaaaactttgactactatcgaaggattcgagacttcgaggtaaaagaggctctaaagcagatgaaaaatggcagggcagtaggacctgataatatcccgattgaggtttggaagggtcttggaggaaaaggcatcaactggttaaccaagctttttaatgagattttaaggtcaaagaagatgcctgatgagtggagaaagagcaccttggtacctatctacaagaataagggggatatacaaagttgcggaaactatagagggattaagcttatgagtcatactatgaagttatgggaaagtgtgatagaacggaggttgagaaaagagacacaagtaacagaaaaccaatttggatttatgccaggcagatctaccactgaagcgattacctattaagaaggatgatggagaggtatcgtagtaataaaaggatctgcacatggtgtttattgatttggaaaaaaagcgtatgatagggtaccaagggaggtcttatggaaggttttagaaaagaggagagtaaggatcgcatatattcgggcaatcaaagacatgtatgatggggccacaactagtgtgaagactcaaggtggtgtgacagaggaatttcctattggtataggattacaccagggatcatccttaagtccataccttttcacattagtcttggaagtactcatagagcacatccaagagcctgtgccatggtgcatgctttttgccgatgatatcgtccttatgagagagtcaagggaagacctaaataagaagttggagttatggagagaagctctagaagtgtatggtctgcgcataagccgtaacaagacggaatatatggaatgtaatttcagtctgagaagggaaaactccaatatagaggtgaagattggagaaaacatcctacgaaaagttaaaagttttaagtatcttgggtgcatcatacaggataatggagagattgaacaggatgtaaatcataggatccaagcaggttggtcaaaatggcggagtgcatctggttttatatgcgacaaaaaagtgcctttaaaacttaaaggtaaattctatcgcaccatattgaacaggatgtaaatcataggatccaagcaggttggtcaaaatggcggagtgcatctggttttatatgcgacaaaaaagtgcctttaaacttaaaggtaaattctatcgcaccatatttaaaacttaaaggtaaattctatcgcaccactataagaccggctatgctgtatggtacggaatgttgggcggctaaaggggagtacgaacataagctgagtgtggcagagatgaagatgttgagatggatgagtggtcatacgcgattggataaaataaggaatgaagatataagggagagagttggagtagtacccattgtggaaaagatggttgaatcgcggctcaggtggtttggacatgtgggaagaagaccgatagaacatccagtcaggagggtggatgagatggaagatggacaaagagcgaaaggcagaggaagacctaagaagaccatccgtgaggtggtcaaacgagatctacatgtaaacggtctctctgtagacatgatacatgacagagcacaatggcgtcgtttgatttatgtagccgaccccacttagtgggacaaggctttgttgttgttgttgtacaTATAATCTAATATATTcctaaacaatatatataacttttaaatttacattatataatataattaatttagttttccgTACATCGCGTGTGGATGTTAATCTAGTTTTTATAATTCTGTGGTAAATTAAGAAATCAGGACAAATTAAAGGAAGGAAATATGAAAATGAATAAAACAGTAAATGAAAACAGATAACAAATGAGGTTAACCACGCCATGCAtgaattataactcaaataaCATAGTTTTTTTCATACTCACATAAGAGGTTGTGAGTTCGAATCTCTACTCAAATTAATTCAATCGGTTGTTATCCAATTCaaatagtaaatcaacaacaaataaaaaatatttccaAATGAACGTGAACATTTATAAACACAGAATTCAATGAAGTTTGTGGTAAAAAGTCCCACTACCCGACGTACCCTATCGACTTGTGTGATCTAGATTATGGTTGCGGACCGTATATTACCAATCTTTTGCTGGAAGTCTTGATTTGTCTCAAACAGCTCTTTTAACTTCTTGCATGCTTTGATGGTAAGATGAGAAAGGGAGGCTAGTTCTTCAAAAGGCAGAGACTCAAGCTGATCACAAGCTTCAATCTCCAGAGTTGTGAGAGACACTATGGACTGAATTCCTGTGTTGTCAATCGAAGTGAGACTCGGAAGTCCACTGATCTGAAGAGAAGTCAGTGATGTCAATTGCCGCAGATCCCATGCATTTTGAGGGAAGAGACTTATGCATTTGATGATGGACAGTGACTTCAGTTGAGGACACCCCCCTGCCGGAAATGAAACCAGGTTCGAGCAGTCATTCAGCTCAAGTTTTCTAAGACATGGGAGACCTTTTGGAGGAAACAAAATTGTGTTGAGATTCCCACAATCTTGTACATTAAGTTCTTCAAGGTTGGTGAAGTGGAATAAATTGAAGGTGATGATAGAATTACAGCAACCCTTTAAGTTTAATTGCCTAAGAGAAGGATAGTTGTCAGAACCCCCCATTAAATCACTGAGAGCTTGGCATCCACCAATCACTAGTATGCATAGGTCAGGAAGCTGATTAGGTAACCTTCCGACTAGTTTGGGACATCCGTCTATGTGAAGCTCTTCGAGTGAAGGAAATCCTGCACACTGACTGCTGGATTTCCAAACTTGCCAATTGGGCATGTTCTCAAACTTGATGATTTTTAAGGACTTGAATGGCTCAGTTGTATTCCCATAAAATTCAGAACCCACCTTCTGAAGGTCTCTCATGTTAGCTATGTAGAGTTCCTTCAGGGAAGGTAGTTCTCCAAGTGGAGGAAGTAACCAACAATTTGTGCAATTCTCAAGCTGCAGAAACACCACATTGGAGAAGGCAGAGCTCCCCATCCAAACTTGACATGCGTCGATCAGTAATATGTCCACAGAAGGAAATTGATCAGGTATATCCCCATTCAGCATGGGATATCTATCTATGTTAAGCTTTTCAAGGGAACGGAATCCCACACCTTGATTGCTGGTTGACCAATCTTGCCAACTGGGCATGTCCTCAAACTCCACACTCTTCAAGGATTTGATCTTCAAGGACTTAAATGACTCAGTTATATCTCCATAGAATTCTGGACCCACCTCCCGCAGCTTTCCCATGTTTGCTATATAGAGTTCTATGAGTATGGGCAGTTCTGCAAGTGAAGGCAGCGACAAGCAATTCCTGCAGTTCGAAAGCCGTAGAAACACCATTCTAGAGAATGCAGCACTCCCCAACCAATTTGGCAGCCTATCACCAGCAAAATTTTGAATGGTAAGCCTTTTCACATTTTCATGTGGCTTCAACTCATCTAGTACACTATTTTCACTATGTTGAGTACCAGTCGACCATTTGAATTCCAACTCATGAAGATATTGTTTGCTACTCAACCCAGCATTGGAGGCTTCCGCTGGTGAAGATACATTCTCCAAGTTGTCAATCAAAAGTGATCCACGAAGATCTGGTAGTTTCCCCAACTCATCAATTTTGGACCCCCTGCCATTACTTACCACGAAACTAGTCAACACTTGAAGGGATTTCAGTTCACCAAAATCTGCTGGCATCTCAGTGACACTACTTTCCCTGATATCAAGATGTCGCAGATGTACAAGTTTGACAATTTTTATTGGTAACTTGCGAAGGGAGCGACACCATGACAAAATTAGTGTCTCCAAGTTATAACAGTCGCAAACAAAATCAGGCAGCTCCTCAATAGTTGTATGAGAAAGATTCAAGTACCGGAGATGCAATGAGTTTCCAAGTGAAACTTGAATCTTGGTAATTGCATACCTGGACAGGGACAGAACACGCAGGGgattcttctttttcaagaaatgtCCAACGATATCAGGGAATGAATACCTGCTGTTACGGACTGAGGAATTGAATGGTAAGAGGGTCCTCAGTTTCTCTAAATGAGAGAAGGACTCAAACTTATCTGCGACACCATTGTTGCTTTGAGTATATGATAGATGCCGAATCCAACTCTTATTTCTTTTTGAATTATCATCTAGATTGTAGTAGAAATCTCCAGCGACAGACTGAGCTAAATCACTGATAAGGTCATGCATCCTAAAGTGAGATTCACTTCGGATTGACTGATCAAAAAAAGATCTGGACAATAGTTCCTGAAAGCATTCATGGCCGACATCTTCTATTCGCTTCTGTGTGTCAGGTCTCGGCAGAATACCTTCAGCCATCCATAAATAAATCAAGTCCCACTTTTCAATTTCATATCCTTGAGGAAATACGGAACAGTAAACAAAGCATTGCCTTAACAGCGAAGGTAAATGATTGTAGCTCAATCTTAAAGCAGGAAGTATGCTGCTCTTACCACATGGTAACTCCCATATATGGCTGTTGCATAcattttcccactcctcaacaTCCTCCGTGTAATGCAAAAGGCTCCCTAGTGATTTTGCAGCTAAAGGAAGGCCTTTGCACTTCTTCACTATTTCCTTACCAATTGCTTCTATAACATGGTAGTTGGTAGGTTTTCCAGCTTTGAATGCATGACTTGAGAATAAGTTCCATGTATCTTGTTCTTCGAGAGGCACGAGGGGATGAGTTAAATCAGCTTGAACTGCTTTTGCAATTCTTTGACTGCGTGTTGTTACGATGATTTTACTTCCCCTGCCTCCTGAGAGGAATGGCCTTCTGAGCGTGTCCCAATCAAGAGAGTTTTCATCCGAAAACCCGTCCAAAACAAGCAGAAACCGCTGTCCTCTTAATCTCCTCTCAAGCTTGATTTGGAGTACATTCAAGTCTGAAATGTTAGAATGGGACAAAGTGAATGACTCGTAGACTTTCTTGGTAACTTGACAAACGTCTGATGTCTCTGAAATACAAGTCCATGATCTGAACTGGTAAAGATTGTCGTTGTACAACATCCTAGCAAGAGTGGTTTTACCAACCCCTCCCATCCCAACAATTGCAACAACAGCCACCCTTTCTCCATTAGATGGAAGAAAGTCAATAATCTTTTTCTTGTCATCATCTCTGCCGTACACTTGATGTTCATCCACCAAAGAAGTTGTGGGTAAAGCCAACGAGAGTGACTTACCAGCGTTGACTTCATTGAGGCCAAGACTGTCCTTATGCTCAGTAAAAAATTTCAGCATCTCAACTATCTTGTCGAGATTAGAAGTCAGTTGTCGAGCAGATGGAGTTAGAGAATGAAGATAAGCATTGAACCGGCCAACGACGGTGTCAGATCCAGAAGAATCCTCGTTGTTTTGAAGAGTGGCAATCTCATCCAAGAGATCATCAGCATCATAGGCAGCATTCCTCAGCCCATCAAACCATTCCTTGACGGATGTATCAGTGAACTGCTTTTCCTCAACATCATTGAGCACTGTGGCAGCTAACACCAACAGCATCTTCAACTTCTCCAGGAGTGGCTCGTCAATGTGGTTGCCTCGGAGGAATTCTAGAACAGCAGGAGAAACTATAGTGTCTACACGTCCCAACGCCACTTGCATTGCCGCAGACACAAATGAACCAATCCAATCAATGTTTTGCTTGGTCATGATGGAAAGGTCggtaacaactaacaaagcgaAAAGCTAAACAGTAAAAGGAGTGTAGTGACCGGTGTCTGGTATTCACAACTCCCTCCTTTCTTGAGACACACAGACAAAAGAGAAAAGATCAACGTGTTACGGTGAATGGAAATGTAATGCTTTCAGGCAATGTCGTCGACGACTTGCAGACCATTTTTTTAAGTGATTggtctttcttttttttttttttttcaaacgtGAGACTCAAATTTGACATTTTTAAATGAAGATAAGAAGATTATGTTATTTAAATTAGGAAGCTATTTAAATAAAGgtgttttaatattttttaataattaaaatttaacatatataatttgattaaattatattatttttgttaaaattaggttaaataaattaatttaaccaaaaatagtaaatcaaattttaaactgatctaaattaatattattttttataaaaaattactataatatctttattataaaaaataactaaaatatttctattatatatatatatatatataattgtagtattttagtcattttctataataaggatattatattaatttttataaaaaataatattaatttagactggttcaaaatttgattcactattttttcggtcaaattaatttatttgtcctaattttgataaaaataatatagtttaatcgattatatgtattaaactttaattaataaaaaatatcgaGTAAACACCAAATCCGATCCTTGTCCATTTTCAAGAAGGACAAAGCGATCCCTGTAAAAAAAAGGGACACTTCGACCCTCAACTTTTTTTTGGGACAATACGATCTttctgttaaaaaaattatttaaataataataaaaattggtTTTGTGGgggttttatttgtattttgttgGGGTTTTAAACCTtcacaaaattattttcaataatataACTAATTACTACCACTACTACCACTACCTTCTTCATCCTCATTATTATGGCTCAtacttctattatttttattgatttatcattatcattatctCCTCTACCGTCATCATCACTAATACTAATATTATCAACATTAaagttttcttttttcatttcttattcgatgttatttttttcttttaaaaagtatttgtactacaattactatttttttgtGACATTATTTTCATTGATAGTTTTTCTTCACTTAACCACTATTGGTGAaggaatttttcaaaaacaaatttATTAATAGTTTGTGAAGGTTTAAAACCCccacaaaatacaaataaaactcccacaaaactaatttttattattatttaaataattttttaacaaaggGATCATATTGtcccaaaataaaaatgttgaggGTTGAAGTGTccctttttttttatagaaattgCTTTGTCCTTCGTAAAGATGGACAAGGACTGAGTTGGATGTTTActcaaaaatatctttaaaaaaagacattttaaaTCTCTTTATCTGAGTGGttcttttaaattataatttattggctagtttttctttatttgtttataaaaaatattatttgcacaatatataaatatatgtaatttaatttatttttatttttaatatagattttattaaaattattgattttgatgattaattttattgtatatataaccggattgtttatttatttaggTATGTATGTTTTTTTATTGCCAGCTTAGAATACAGTTATACAGCTAGAGGAACAAATATATTATGcataattatcttttattaattaaaatgtaCAGCATATCACAAgcttttatgtatatatatagttgGGGATGTGGATATCCCGCCATGCGCGGGTCAATATACTTACAGAATATTTAATAcgaattaaataatgagtttaACCAACTACATGATAAAtttgttattaataaatttttttattaaaaatataaaaaatttataattttaatatatttatttatttttattaaataaaaatatttaaaattttttatcaataataaatttattattatataatttaaaatacatcttagttaaatttttaaataaaataaatagccATTTCCAATCATAAAAGATTTAAGTATTGACAAAATTGACCATAATTAATTTAAGCAAAATTTGTAACCATGAAAAATTAACTTCACTTGACAAATCTAACCGatcattaaatttaaaattaattccattaaaaattttataaaatttccaaaatatcctttcttttttttttctcttctccatCCCAATATTTTACCAAAACCAAATTCATCAGTCCCTCCCTTCACCACTCTCAATCTCCTTCTCTCCCCACTCTCAGAAAAGCATCTAAcacaaaatttcaataaatCCTACACACTCATTTTAATCACTGTTCAATCTAAGATTTATATTCGCCGGCGCCACCATTGAATCCTGGAAAGACCCTTCTCAGCTATTGCAAGTACTACCAGTTCATACATAAAAGCATGTCCTCATTCACCGCTTCAACACAAAAACCTTGCAGGAGGCACGTGACTTCTTCGACCAAATCCCTTCCCCTCACGTGACCCTTGCCACCATCATGATTTCTGCCTATGCCTGCCGCCACATGCTTCCTGGAGCGCTCGACCTCTTTCGCAAGCTATCCTCTAAGGATGTGATTTTCTGGAGCTCCATCATAAAGGGTTGTATATATTGCAGCAATTTTGCCACTGTACAGAAACTGTTCGATGAAATGCCACATCGAAATGTCGTGACTTGGACTACCCTTATCACCGCGTCGTAGCTATTGATTTCCCATTTGTCAGCTGGCATGAACAAAGTGGCGACGAGATGCGATGGAGGTGAGAAGGAGCAGTCGACGACAAGGCTGGCGGCCAGAAGTTGTCGGTAGGAAGAGCCCAATAGTCATGATGACGACGTTGTCGAGGAGTAGATCTGGCGAGGAAGAATTTGGCAGCCACAATCTGAGAGTGAAGAGGGAAGGAGATTGAGAGTCGTGAAGGGAAGGCCTTGTGAATTTGATTTTGGTAAAATATTGGGATAGAGAAGATGAAAGAAAATGGCATTttagaaattttataaaatttttaatgaaattaattttaaatttaacgaTTGGTTAGATTTGTCatgtgaaattaattttttatgattacaAGTCTTATTTAAATTAGTCATGGTTAATTTTGTCGGTGTCTAAATCTTTTATAGTCGAAAATGACtatttacttattttaaataatacataaaattaattgTTCATATATTGTTTTATGAGAAGATTATATTTGATGAAGTGAAAA is a window from the Arachis stenosperma cultivar V10309 chromosome 3, arast.V10309.gnm1.PFL2, whole genome shotgun sequence genome containing:
- the LOC130970034 gene encoding putative disease resistance RPP13-like protein 1, coding for MTKQNIDWIGSFVSAAMQVALGRVDTIVSPAVLEFLRGNHIDEPLLEKLKMLLVLAATVLNDVEEKQFTDTSVKEWFDGLRNAAYDADDLLDEIATLQNNEDSSGSDTVVGRFNAYLHSLTPSARQLTSNLDKIVEMLKFFTEHKDSLGLNEVNAGKSLSLALPTTSLVDEHQVYGRDDDKKKIIDFLPSNGERVAVVAIVGMGGVGKTTLARMLYNDNLYQFRSWTCISETSDVCQVTKKVYESFTLSHSNISDLNVLQIKLERRLRGQRFLLVLDGFSDENSLDWDTLRRPFLSGGRGSKIIVTTRSQRIAKAVQADLTHPLVPLEEQDTWNLFSSHAFKAGKPTNYHVIEAIGKEIVKKCKGLPLAAKSLGSLLHYTEDVEEWENVCNSHIWELPCGKSSILPALRLSYNHLPSLLRQCFVYCSVFPQGYEIEKWDLIYLWMAEGILPRPDTQKRIEDVGHECFQELLSRSFFDQSIRSESHFRMHDLISDLAQSVAGDFYYNLDDNSKRNKSWIRHLSYTQSNNGVADKFESFSHLEKLRTLLPFNSSVRNSRYSFPDIVGHFLKKKNPLRVLSLSRYAITKIQVSLGNSLHLRYLNLSHTTIEELPDFVCDCYNLETLILSWCRSLRKLPIKIVKLVHLRHLDIRESSVTEMPADFGELKSLQVLTSFVVSNGRGSKIDELGKLPDLRGSLLIDNLENVSSPAEASNAGLSSKQYLHELEFKWSTGTQHSENSVLDELKPHENVKRLTIQNFAGDRLPNWLGSAAFSRMVFLRLSNCRNCLSLPSLAELPILIELYIANMGKLREVGPEFYGDITESFKSLKIKSLKSVEFEDMPSWQDWSTSNQGVGFRSLEKLNIDRYPMLNGDIPDQFPSVDILLIDACQVWMGSSAFSNVVFLQLENCTNCWLLPPLGELPSLKELYIANMRDLQKVGSEFYGNTTEPFKSLKIIKFENMPNWQVWKSSSQCAGFPSLEELHIDGCPKLVGRLPNQLPDLCILVIGGCQALSDLMGGSDNYPSLRQLNLKGCCNSIITFNLFHFTNLEELNVQDCGNLNTILFPPKGLPCLRKLELNDCSNLVSFPAGGCPQLKSLSIIKCISLFPQNAWDLRQLTSLTSLQISGLPSLTSIDNTGIQSIVSLTTLEIEACDQLESLPFEELASLSHLTIKACKKLKELFETNQDFQQKIGNIRSATII